A stretch of the Staphylococcus sp. NRL 16/872 genome encodes the following:
- a CDS encoding CtsR family transcriptional regulator, protein MHNMSDIIEQYIKKLFEETNEDVVEIQRANIAQRFDCVPSQLNYVIKTRFTNEHGYEIESKRGGGGYIRITKIENKDATGYINHLMQLIGPSISQQQAYYILDGLLDKNLITEREARMIQAVVDRETLKMDVVARDIIRANILKRLLPIINYY, encoded by the coding sequence ATGCACAACATGTCTGACATCATAGAACAATACATTAAAAAATTATTTGAAGAAACTAATGAAGATGTGGTAGAAATCCAAAGAGCAAATATTGCTCAACGTTTCGACTGTGTACCTTCTCAATTAAATTATGTCATTAAAACAAGATTTACAAATGAACATGGCTATGAAATAGAAAGTAAACGTGGTGGCGGAGGTTATATCCGAATCACAAAAATTGAAAATAAAGATGCGACAGGGTATATTAATCACCTAATGCAACTTATCGGTCCATCTATTTCACAACAACAAGCGTATTACATTTTAGATGGTCTGTTAGATAAAAATCTGATTACCGAAAGAGAAGCTCGAATGATACAAGCTGTTGTTGATCGTGAAACTTTAAAAATGGATGTTGTTGCGAGAGATATTATTAGAGCAAATATTTTAAAACGTTTATTACCAATTATTAATTACTATTAA
- a CDS encoding NupC/NupG family nucleoside CNT transporter — MHILIGIIGIIFFLALAFLFSSDRKNIRWKYVGILLVIQLVFAFILLKTTAGITVIGGISEGFNYLLQKAAEGVNFVFGGFKFVDPKNPPFFFSVLLPIVFISALIGILQYTRILPWIINVLGFLISKINGMGRLESYNAVAAAILGQSEVFISLKQQLPYIPKQRLYTLTASAMSTVSASIIGAYFTLIEPKYVVTAVVLNLFGGFIIASIINPYKVNEEDDKLLVDESETKKQSFFEMLGEYILDGFKVAVIVGAMLIGYIAIIALLNGLVSGAFSLISGGAIKWDFQTLIGFIFAPLAFLAGVPWEDAVKSGSIMATKLLSNEFVAMQSLGHLKGVSEHAKGITSVFLVSFANFSSIGIISGAIKSLNSEKGDVVARFGLKLLFGATLVSFISAAIAGFFI; from the coding sequence ATGCATATTCTTATTGGGATTATAGGGATAATTTTCTTTTTAGCACTTGCATTTTTATTTAGCTCTGACAGAAAAAATATCCGCTGGAAATATGTGGGGATATTGTTAGTCATCCAACTTGTTTTCGCGTTTATTTTATTAAAAACAACAGCAGGCATCACGGTAATCGGTGGTATCTCAGAAGGGTTTAATTACTTATTACAAAAAGCAGCAGAAGGGGTCAATTTCGTATTTGGTGGATTTAAATTTGTAGATCCTAAGAACCCACCATTCTTCTTCAGTGTTTTATTACCAATCGTCTTCATTTCAGCATTAATTGGTATCTTACAATACACTAGAATTTTACCTTGGATCATTAACGTGTTAGGTTTCTTAATTTCTAAAATTAATGGTATGGGACGTTTAGAATCTTACAATGCAGTAGCCGCTGCCATTTTAGGACAATCTGAAGTTTTCATTTCATTAAAACAACAGTTACCTTACATTCCTAAACAACGTTTATACACATTAACAGCTTCAGCAATGTCTACCGTATCAGCATCAATCATCGGTGCATACTTTACATTGATTGAACCTAAATATGTTGTAACCGCCGTTGTCTTAAACTTATTTGGTGGTTTCATTATCGCTTCAATCATTAATCCATATAAAGTTAATGAAGAAGACGACAAATTATTAGTAGATGAAAGTGAAACGAAGAAACAATCCTTCTTCGAAATGTTAGGGGAATACATTTTAGATGGATTTAAAGTTGCTGTTATCGTTGGCGCTATGTTAATCGGTTATATCGCTATCATCGCATTATTAAACGGATTAGTAAGTGGTGCCTTTAGTTTAATATCTGGTGGCGCAATTAAATGGGATTTCCAAACATTAATTGGATTTATCTTTGCTCCATTAGCTTTCTTAGCTGGCGTACCTTGGGAAGACGCTGTCAAATCAGGTTCAATAATGGCAACTAAATTATTATCTAATGAATTCGTTGCAATGCAATCATTAGGTCACTTAAAAGGTGTTTCTGAACATGCGAAAGGTATTACTTCAGTATTCTTAGTATCATTCGCTAACTTCAGTTCAATCGGTATCATTTCAGGTGCCATTAAATCACTTAACTCTGAGAAAGGTGACGTCGTAGCTCGCTTTGGTCTTAAACTATTATTCGGTGCGACATTAGTGTCATTTATCTCAGCAGCAATCGCTGGATTCTTCATTTAA
- the pdxT gene encoding pyridoxal 5'-phosphate synthase glutaminase subunit PdxT, which produces MKIGVLALQGAVREHIRHIELSGHEGIAVKKVEQLDEIDGLILPGGESTTLRRLMDLYGFKEKLQQSDLPMFGTCAGLIVLAKDVEGEAGYLKKLDITVERNSFGRQVDSFEAELDIKGIAEDIDGVFIRAPHISSVEDGVEVLSSVGDKIVAVKQGNYLGVSFHPELTDDYRVTQYFIDHMIK; this is translated from the coding sequence ATGAAAATAGGTGTATTAGCTTTACAAGGTGCCGTGCGTGAACATATTCGTCATATCGAATTAAGTGGTCATGAAGGCATCGCAGTGAAAAAGGTTGAACAATTAGATGAAATAGATGGTTTAATTCTTCCTGGGGGTGAATCTACCACTTTAAGAAGACTTATGGACCTCTATGGCTTTAAGGAAAAGTTACAACAATCTGATTTACCAATGTTTGGTACATGTGCAGGATTAATTGTACTTGCGAAAGATGTTGAAGGTGAAGCAGGATATTTAAAAAAATTAGATATTACTGTTGAACGTAATTCATTTGGTAGACAGGTTGATAGTTTTGAAGCTGAACTTGATATTAAAGGCATTGCTGAAGATATAGATGGTGTATTTATTCGTGCACCACATATTTCTAGCGTAGAAGATGGTGTAGAAGTATTAAGTTCTGTAGGTGACAAGATTGTTGCCGTTAAACAAGGAAACTATTTAGGGGTATCGTTCCACCCTGAATTAACTGATGATTATAGAGTGACACAATACTTTATTGATCATATGATTAAGTAA
- the pdxS gene encoding pyridoxal 5'-phosphate synthase lyase subunit PdxS, with the protein MSKIVGSDRVKRGMAEMQKGGVIMDVVNAEQAKIAEEAGAVAVMALERVPSDIRAAGGVARSANPKIVEEVMNAVSIPVMAKARIGHITEARVLEAMGVDYIDESEVLTPADEEYHLRKDQFTVPFVCGCRDLGEAARRIGEGAAMLRTKGEPGTGNIVEAVRHMRKVNSEVSRLVVMNDDEIMTYAKELGAPFEVLKQIKDNGRLPVVNFAAGGVATPQDAALMMELGADGVFVGSGIFKSDDPEKFAKAIVQATTHYQDYELIGKLAAELGTAMKGLDMNKISLEERMQERGW; encoded by the coding sequence ATGTCTAAAATTGTAGGATCAGATAGAGTTAAACGAGGAATGGCTGAAATGCAAAAAGGCGGCGTTATTATGGACGTTGTCAATGCAGAACAAGCTAAAATTGCGGAAGAAGCCGGCGCAGTAGCAGTTATGGCTTTAGAACGTGTACCATCTGACATCAGAGCAGCTGGTGGGGTAGCACGTAGCGCTAATCCTAAAATTGTTGAAGAAGTTATGAATGCAGTATCTATTCCTGTTATGGCTAAAGCACGTATTGGTCATATTACTGAAGCACGTGTATTAGAAGCTATGGGTGTAGACTATATTGATGAATCAGAAGTGTTAACTCCAGCTGATGAAGAATATCATTTAAGAAAAGATCAATTCACTGTACCTTTCGTTTGTGGTTGCCGTGATTTAGGTGAAGCAGCACGTCGTATTGGCGAAGGGGCAGCAATGTTACGTACTAAAGGTGAACCTGGAACTGGTAACATTGTTGAAGCAGTAAGACATATGAGAAAAGTGAACTCTGAAGTAAGTCGTTTAGTAGTGATGAATGATGACGAAATCATGACTTATGCTAAAGAGTTAGGTGCACCATTTGAAGTATTAAAACAAATTAAAGATAATGGTCGCTTACCAGTAGTTAACTTTGCGGCTGGTGGTGTAGCAACACCTCAAGATGCTGCTTTAATGATGGAATTAGGCGCTGATGGTGTATTCGTTGGTTCAGGTATTTTCAAGTCAGACGATCCTGAGAAATTTGCTAAAGCAATTGTTCAAGCTACAACTCATTACCAAGATTATGAATTAATCGGTAAATTAGCAGCTGAATTAGGTACTGCTATGAAAGGTTTAGATATGAACAAAATTTCATTAGAAGAACGTATGCAAGAGCGTGGTTGGTAA
- a CDS encoding PLP-dependent aminotransferase family protein yields the protein MSNKQTLYISLYEKLKNQIIEGQYQANDKFPSKRQLSEHLSLSHTTIEHAYQLLLDEGFIYSKPRSGYYVSDIQALPIVNTNDYQISNINEEKSEPKYKYAFNLAEIDAEYFPLHLFRKYAKEVFEDNQLALLEKGNIQGELSLRQQIAHYLFNSRGVSSHPKQIIIGSSTEQLLNMVTELLKDSSFIIEKPSYPPIKQVLDKKNRDYIQATVEKNGINTNQVIHSNNDLLYITPSHQFPTGYVMNLKKRTQLIKWAHQKEERYIIEDDYDSEFRYYGKPIPALQSLDRNEKVIYISTFSKSLFPSCRIAYVVLPNKLLQKYYELPHKESNTVPVHVQHIIANFMASGSFERHLNKMRKIYREKLDYILKCLEPYKDQLLIEGALTGMHFTIKVVNGLTLEECLKNAEQLSLKLKAYNYDNIFQKHPKFILGFGGIPNEELETHTDVLIKALTI from the coding sequence ATGTCTAATAAGCAAACATTATATATTTCTCTCTATGAAAAATTAAAAAACCAGATTATCGAAGGTCAATACCAAGCCAATGATAAATTCCCCTCTAAACGCCAGCTAAGTGAACATTTGTCTTTAAGCCATACTACTATAGAACATGCCTATCAACTTTTGCTGGATGAAGGTTTTATATATTCAAAGCCACGTTCAGGCTATTATGTTTCAGATATTCAAGCACTTCCTATCGTTAATACAAATGATTATCAAATAAGTAATATTAATGAAGAAAAGAGTGAACCTAAATACAAGTATGCTTTTAATTTGGCTGAAATTGATGCGGAGTATTTCCCCCTTCATTTATTTAGAAAATACGCTAAAGAAGTATTCGAAGATAATCAGTTAGCTCTTTTAGAAAAAGGTAACATACAGGGAGAGTTATCTTTAAGACAACAAATAGCTCATTACTTATTTAATAGTCGTGGCGTGTCTTCTCATCCCAAACAAATAATTATAGGCTCTTCAACAGAACAATTATTAAATATGGTCACAGAATTATTAAAAGATTCATCATTCATTATAGAAAAACCCAGTTATCCGCCCATCAAACAAGTATTAGATAAGAAAAATCGTGACTATATCCAAGCTACTGTTGAAAAAAATGGTATAAATACTAATCAAGTCATTCATTCAAATAATGATCTTTTGTATATTACACCTTCCCATCAATTTCCAACTGGTTATGTGATGAATTTAAAAAAAAGAACCCAACTTATTAAGTGGGCCCATCAAAAAGAAGAACGCTATATTATTGAAGACGACTATGATTCAGAATTTAGATATTATGGCAAACCTATCCCTGCCCTACAAAGTTTAGATAGAAATGAAAAAGTAATCTATATTAGTACATTTTCAAAATCCCTATTTCCAAGTTGTCGTATTGCTTATGTTGTGCTCCCAAACAAATTATTGCAAAAATATTATGAATTGCCACATAAAGAAAGTAATACGGTTCCTGTCCATGTTCAGCACATTATTGCTAACTTCATGGCCTCAGGCAGTTTTGAACGGCATTTAAATAAAATGAGAAAAATCTATCGCGAAAAACTAGATTATATACTTAAATGTTTAGAACCTTATAAAGATCAACTACTCATTGAAGGCGCCCTTACAGGTATGCATTTTACTATTAAAGTTGTAAATGGACTTACACTTGAAGAATGTCTAAAAAATGCTGAACAACTAAGTTTAAAATTAAAAGCCTATAATTATGATAATATTTTTCAAAAGCATCCAAAATTTATATTAGGCTTTGGAGGCATACCAAATGAAGAATTAGAAACACATACTGATGTTCTAATTAAAGCGCTAACTATATAA
- a CDS encoding PadR family transcriptional regulator, with translation MKSRGVILGLLNKKPRTGYELNEVFQSVFTHFFDGSFGMIYPTLKALEKEEKIKKKVIYQEGKPNKNEFSITSEGEEEFLKYLFSEVVKESRKSDFLMRLYFGEYLNEEKLNEIIRKEIEYKKQLIKQLKSDYEKWKNKITVTQQLSFDIGIEQYKSEIRVLENYIDKHE, from the coding sequence ATGAAGAGTAGGGGCGTAATATTAGGGTTACTTAATAAAAAGCCAAGAACTGGTTATGAACTGAATGAAGTATTTCAATCTGTATTTACTCATTTTTTTGATGGATCATTTGGAATGATATATCCTACCTTAAAAGCACTCGAAAAGGAGGAGAAAATTAAAAAAAAGGTAATTTATCAAGAGGGAAAACCAAATAAAAATGAATTTAGTATTACTTCTGAAGGAGAAGAAGAGTTTCTGAAATATCTATTCTCTGAAGTTGTGAAAGAAAGTAGAAAATCTGATTTTTTAATGAGGTTATATTTTGGAGAATATTTAAATGAAGAGAAATTAAATGAAATAATTAGAAAAGAAATTGAGTATAAGAAACAATTAATAAAACAATTAAAAAGTGATTATGAAAAATGGAAGAACAAAATAACAGTAACTCAACAATTATCATTTGATATAGGGATTGAGCAATATAAGTCAGAAATAAGAGTTTTGGAAAATTACATTGATAAACATGAATAA
- a CDS encoding DHA2 family efflux MFS transporter permease subunit produces MKIKLIVLAMCLSTFVCMMDTTIMNIALPKIQTSLNTTLNNVSWTLNIYTIVFAAFTIPLSRLADRFGRNKSYITGLIIFLIGSILCGTSHNFVELVIYRGIQSIGAAIVFPISMVIAVESVSKVNKEKVIAFIGIAQGLAAALGPSLGGILTEYFDWEWIFYINIPLILICLQLSFQYLETKKEPIKDEAIDLTGSFLSMIFLGTLTFSLIKVREWGWDSKGIIILFVFSALILLLFLISQIKSKNPMLSLKLFKNRNFSAASITMILSNIFLVGVMVILPSFLTILHNKSEIKAAILITPISAMIFIITPFSSLIIKKIENKYVVMTGFLLILLSYFIFIKMTADEYYLYLIVGCIILGVGYGMIIGPLTIIAASSFVGKDLTASQGVIGVFRQMGIILAIAIYISSLTLYTNEAKINIKKDSKYLIETLNLSNKDKEIYYKKVSQHIDNNSKTNDNSSLISRNKQDSIIKQKYNEVEKKLPDLKNSQKIEILDKIKKEVTKKSNQINKDGKEINNKIMEISERKINEAYLKVFSKAIPFIIISIFISLLFKKNKKESKGLHEE; encoded by the coding sequence ATGAAAATAAAATTAATTGTATTAGCGATGTGTTTAAGTACATTTGTTTGTATGATGGATACCACCATTATGAATATTGCTTTACCAAAAATACAAACAAGTTTAAATACAACTTTAAATAATGTATCTTGGACTTTGAATATTTATACTATTGTGTTTGCAGCTTTTACAATACCTCTTAGTAGATTAGCCGATAGATTTGGAAGAAATAAATCATATATTACTGGTTTAATAATTTTTTTAATTGGTTCAATATTATGCGGAACATCTCATAACTTTGTTGAGCTTGTTATTTATAGAGGAATACAAAGTATAGGGGCAGCTATTGTATTTCCCATTAGTATGGTGATTGCTGTAGAAAGTGTTAGTAAAGTAAATAAAGAAAAAGTAATAGCTTTTATTGGAATTGCTCAAGGTCTAGCTGCTGCTTTAGGTCCCTCACTCGGCGGAATATTGACAGAATACTTTGATTGGGAATGGATATTTTATATTAACATCCCTTTAATTTTAATTTGTTTACAATTAAGCTTTCAATATTTGGAAACTAAAAAAGAACCAATAAAGGATGAAGCTATAGATTTAACTGGATCATTTTTAAGTATGATATTTCTAGGTACTCTAACATTTAGTTTAATTAAAGTTAGAGAATGGGGATGGGATTCAAAAGGAATTATTATATTATTTGTTTTTTCTGCATTAATATTATTGTTATTTTTAATAAGCCAAATAAAAAGTAAAAATCCAATGTTATCTTTAAAATTATTTAAAAATAGAAATTTTTCTGCAGCTTCAATCACGATGATTTTAAGTAATATATTTTTAGTAGGAGTAATGGTGATATTACCATCTTTTTTAACTATCTTACATAATAAAAGTGAAATAAAAGCTGCAATATTAATTACACCAATATCAGCAATGATATTTATAATTACTCCTTTTTCTTCTTTAATAATTAAAAAGATTGAAAATAAGTATGTTGTAATGACTGGTTTTTTATTAATCTTATTATCATATTTTATTTTTATAAAAATGACTGCTGACGAATACTATTTATATTTAATCGTTGGATGTATAATATTAGGTGTGGGTTATGGTATGATTATAGGTCCATTGACAATTATTGCAGCTTCTAGCTTTGTTGGGAAAGATTTAACAGCCTCACAAGGAGTAATAGGAGTTTTTCGCCAAATGGGAATAATATTGGCTATAGCCATTTATATTTCATCTTTAACTTTATATACTAATGAGGCTAAAATTAATATTAAAAAAGATTCTAAATATTTAATTGAAACATTGAATCTAAGCAATAAAGATAAAGAAATATACTACAAAAAAGTGAGTCAACATATAGATAACAATTCTAAAACTAATGATAATTCGTCGCTTATTTCTAGAAATAAGCAAGATAGTATAATTAAACAAAAATATAATGAAGTCGAAAAGAAACTCCCCGATTTAAAAAATAGTCAGAAAATTGAAATTTTAGATAAAATTAAAAAAGAAGTTACAAAAAAATCAAATCAAATAAATAAAGATGGTAAAGAAATTAATAACAAAATAATGGAGATATCAGAGAGAAAAATAAATGAGGCATACTTAAAAGTTTTTTCTAAAGCTATTCCATTTATTATTATTTCAATATTTATTAGTTTGCTTTTTAAAAAAAATAAAAAAGAAAGTAAGGGATTGCATGAAGAGTAG